From the Natrarchaeobaculum aegyptiacum genome, one window contains:
- a CDS encoding ABC transporter ATP-binding protein: MSLLSITDLHVQYDVPDGVVRAVDGVSFDIEPETIVGVLGESGCGKSTLSKSIVRALPDNGAIRSGEIRFDGRDLSTLNGEAVRQVRWDRIAYVPQSAMGSLDPVCTIEEQLVETITAHRPDTSRRECLDRAGEVLDLVGISPSRLSSYPHELSGGMRQRVLLAMSLLLEPDLIIADEPTTGLDVLIRDKILNDIEMYRDEFGISVLMVSHDIADLVETSDEMIVMYGGKIVEQGPAKTLFDEAVHPYTMGLRGSLPELHDDPEDLIEMKMEPPDLQSPPEGCRFVNKCPFVTEECTVDHPGFVEAKPGVESACYRATEASALREKATTVSWKDD; encoded by the coding sequence ATGTCCCTGCTTTCGATAACCGACCTGCACGTACAGTACGACGTTCCCGACGGCGTGGTCAGAGCCGTCGACGGCGTCAGCTTCGACATCGAGCCCGAGACGATCGTCGGCGTTCTCGGTGAATCCGGCTGTGGAAAGTCGACGCTTTCGAAGTCGATCGTCAGGGCCCTGCCCGACAATGGCGCGATTCGGTCCGGTGAGATTCGCTTCGACGGGCGGGATCTCTCGACGCTGAACGGTGAAGCGGTCCGTCAGGTCCGATGGGACCGAATCGCTTACGTCCCCCAGAGTGCGATGGGAAGTCTCGACCCCGTCTGTACGATCGAGGAACAACTGGTCGAGACGATCACCGCCCACCGGCCCGACACCTCGAGACGGGAGTGTCTCGACAGGGCGGGGGAAGTGCTCGACCTCGTCGGGATCAGTCCGTCGCGGCTCTCGAGTTACCCACACGAGTTGAGCGGCGGGATGCGACAGCGAGTCCTGCTGGCGATGTCGCTACTGCTCGAGCCGGACCTCATCATCGCGGACGAGCCGACGACCGGTCTCGACGTGTTGATACGTGACAAGATTTTGAACGACATCGAGATGTATCGCGACGAGTTCGGCATCTCGGTATTGATGGTCTCACACGACATCGCCGACCTCGTCGAGACGTCCGACGAGATGATCGTGATGTACGGTGGCAAGATCGTCGAACAGGGGCCAGCGAAGACGCTGTTCGACGAGGCCGTCCACCCCTACACCATGGGCCTCCGCGGCTCGCTGCCCGAACTTCACGACGACCCCGAGGACCTCATCGAGATGAAGATGGAGCCACCGGACCTGCAGTCGCCGCCGGAAGGGTGTCGGTTCGTCAACAAGTGTCCGTTCGTCACCGAGGAGTGTACCGTCGATCATCCCGGTTTCGTCGAGGCAAAGCCGGGTGTCGAATCAGCGTGTTACCGCGCCACCGAGGCGTCCGCACTTCGCGAGAAAGCGACTACGGTGAGCTGGAAAGATGACTGA